The proteins below come from a single Mycolicibacterium sp. TY81 genomic window:
- a CDS encoding acyl-CoA dehydrogenase family protein: protein MTASIDNLLGTDDLLSAEDIELRTMVRQFGEQRLRPYIAEWFENGSVPVREIATEVGKLGLLGMHLTGYGCSGSTATAYGLVCQELEAVDSGIRSLVSVQGSLAMFAIHHWGSEEQREQWLPGMAAGDLIGCFGLTEPDFGSNPGGMRTTARRDGDDWVLNGSKMWITNASVADVAVVWARAEEGVLGFAVPTDTPGFSAREMTRKMSLRASVTSEFSLDDVRLPESARLPGARGLSGPLSCLSEARFGIVFGAVGAARDCLQATLDYVGTRTVFDKTLAEYQLTQAKIADMAVELGKAQLLALQLGRLKDAGKIQPEQVSVGKLNNVREAIKIARQCRTLLGANGITLEYPVIRHANNLESVLTYEGTSEVHQLVIGQALTGVSAFR, encoded by the coding sequence ATGACAGCCTCGATCGACAATCTGCTCGGCACTGACGACCTGTTGAGCGCCGAGGACATCGAATTGCGCACCATGGTGCGCCAGTTCGGCGAGCAACGGCTGCGTCCCTACATCGCCGAGTGGTTCGAGAACGGTTCGGTTCCGGTACGCGAGATCGCCACCGAGGTGGGCAAGCTTGGCCTGCTCGGCATGCACCTCACCGGGTACGGCTGCAGCGGGTCGACGGCGACGGCCTACGGGCTGGTGTGCCAGGAGCTGGAGGCCGTGGACAGCGGCATCCGGTCACTGGTGTCGGTGCAGGGCTCGCTGGCGATGTTCGCGATCCATCACTGGGGCAGCGAGGAACAGCGCGAGCAGTGGCTGCCGGGCATGGCCGCGGGCGATCTGATCGGCTGCTTCGGTCTCACCGAACCGGACTTCGGCTCCAACCCCGGCGGCATGCGCACCACCGCCCGACGGGACGGCGACGACTGGGTCCTCAACGGCTCGAAGATGTGGATCACCAACGCCTCGGTCGCCGATGTCGCGGTGGTGTGGGCGCGCGCCGAGGAAGGTGTGCTGGGATTCGCGGTGCCCACGGACACACCGGGTTTCAGCGCCCGGGAGATGACGCGCAAGATGTCGCTGCGGGCCTCGGTCACCTCCGAATTCAGCCTCGACGACGTCCGGCTCCCCGAGTCCGCGCGGCTGCCCGGCGCGCGCGGCCTGTCCGGCCCGCTGAGCTGTTTGTCGGAGGCGCGGTTCGGCATCGTGTTCGGCGCGGTGGGCGCGGCGCGCGACTGTCTGCAGGCGACGCTGGACTACGTCGGCACGCGCACGGTTTTCGACAAGACGCTCGCGGAATACCAACTGACGCAGGCCAAGATCGCCGACATGGCCGTCGAACTCGGCAAGGCGCAGCTGCTCGCCCTGCAGCTCGGCCGGCTCAAGGACGCCGGGAAGATCCAGCCCGAGCAGGTCAGCGTCGGCAAGCTGAACAACGTCCGCGAGGCCATCAAGATCGCCCGGCAGTGCCGAACCCTGTTGGGCGCCAACGGCATCACCCTGGAGTACCCGGTGATCCGGCACGCCAACAACCTGGAGTCGGTGCTGACCTACGAGGGCACGTCCGAGGTACACCAGCTGGTGATCGGGCAGGCGCTGACCGGGGTCAGTGCGTTCCGCTGA
- a CDS encoding DUF4190 domain-containing protein, producing MTEQEQNQGAGEPEASTPAYGMPPLPAYGTEPYPSMPAPEPFPPPVTGFPGPGYPPPVAPYPPVAQGYPGMPPMPGMMPMGYAPVPKTNGLAIASLVCSLLGLATCAATSILGVIFGHLAKSQIKQSGEEGEGMALAGLIVGYIGLALFALIAIFYFGLIALIVGSSGTTTY from the coding sequence ATGACTGAGCAGGAACAGAACCAGGGTGCGGGCGAGCCGGAGGCTTCGACCCCGGCCTACGGTATGCCGCCGCTCCCGGCCTACGGCACGGAGCCGTACCCGTCGATGCCGGCGCCCGAGCCGTTTCCGCCGCCGGTCACCGGTTTCCCGGGTCCGGGCTACCCGCCGCCGGTCGCGCCGTATCCGCCTGTGGCCCAGGGATATCCGGGTATGCCGCCGATGCCCGGCATGATGCCGATGGGTTATGCGCCGGTGCCGAAGACGAACGGCCTGGCCATCGCGTCGTTGGTCTGTTCACTGCTGGGCTTGGCGACGTGTGCGGCCACCTCGATCCTCGGGGTGATCTTCGGGCACCTCGCCAAGTCGCAGATCAAGCAGAGCGGCGAGGAGGGCGAGGGCATGGCTCTCGCGGGTTTGATCGTCGGCTACATCGGGCTGGCGCTCTTCGCGCTGATCGCAATCTTCTATTTCGGCCTGATCGCGCTCATCGTGGGCAGCAGCGGCACCACCACCTACTAG
- a CDS encoding TM2 domain-containing protein, with product MTNPYQPADGSGPQQPGEPPFSGHEYPGYPQQPGFQQPGYPPPGYPQQPGYPPPPGYGYAPQFAADPSAPWGRDPLTGLPLSDKSKVTAGLLQILLGTFGVGRFYLGYTTIGVLQLVVSLVTCGIGAIWPLIDGIMILMGNVPDPQGRKLRD from the coding sequence ATGACGAATCCATACCAGCCCGCAGACGGGTCCGGTCCGCAACAGCCGGGCGAGCCGCCGTTCAGCGGCCACGAATACCCGGGGTACCCACAGCAGCCCGGTTTCCAACAGCCTGGTTACCCGCCGCCCGGGTACCCGCAGCAGCCGGGTTACCCGCCGCCGCCGGGCTACGGCTACGCGCCGCAGTTCGCGGCCGACCCGTCCGCGCCCTGGGGCCGTGATCCCCTGACGGGGCTGCCGTTGTCGGACAAGTCCAAGGTGACGGCCGGCCTGCTGCAGATCCTGTTGGGCACCTTCGGCGTCGGGCGATTTTATCTGGGCTACACGACCATCGGCGTGCTCCAGCTCGTCGTCTCGCTGGTGACCTGCGGCATCGGCGCCATCTGGCCGCTGATCGACGGCATCATGATCCTGATGGGGAACGTTCCCGACCCCCAAGGGCGCAAGCTTCGCGACTAG
- a CDS encoding cystathionine gamma-synthase — protein MSEQRSQADHYRAYGPSTRAIHAGFRPDPQTGAVNTPIYASSTFAQDGVGGLRGGFEYARTGNPTRAALETLLAAVEGGHYGRAFSSGMAATDCALRAVLRPGDHIVIPDDAYGGTFRLIDKVFTQWGITHTPAQLSNLDEVRAAITSKTRLIWVETPTNPLLSIADIAAIVQIGATSGVKVLVDNTFASPALQQPLALGADIVLHSTTKYIGGHSDVVGGALVTNDEELDAKFAFLQNGAGAVPGPFDAYLTYRGLKTLPLRMQRHCENALRVAEFLNDHKAVATVLYPGLSSHPGYEVAAKQMSGFGGMVSVRLRGGEQAARELCSRTEIFILAESLGGVESLIEHPGAMTHASTAGSQLEVPNDLVRLSVGIEDVADLIGDLEQALG, from the coding sequence GTGAGTGAGCAGCGCAGCCAGGCAGACCACTACCGCGCCTACGGACCGTCGACCCGGGCCATTCATGCCGGGTTCCGGCCGGACCCGCAGACCGGTGCCGTCAACACCCCCATCTACGCCAGTTCGACGTTCGCGCAGGACGGCGTGGGCGGGCTGCGCGGCGGATTCGAGTACGCCCGCACGGGCAACCCGACCCGGGCGGCGCTGGAGACACTGCTGGCCGCGGTCGAGGGCGGGCACTACGGCCGGGCGTTCAGCTCCGGCATGGCGGCCACCGACTGCGCGCTGCGCGCCGTGCTGCGTCCGGGCGACCACATCGTCATCCCCGACGACGCCTACGGCGGCACCTTCCGCCTGATCGACAAGGTCTTCACGCAGTGGGGCATCACGCACACGCCGGCGCAGCTGTCGAACCTCGACGAGGTGCGCGCGGCGATCACCTCGAAGACCCGGCTGATCTGGGTGGAGACCCCGACCAACCCGCTGTTGTCCATCGCCGACATCGCGGCCATCGTGCAGATCGGCGCCACATCGGGCGTGAAGGTGTTGGTGGACAACACCTTTGCCTCGCCGGCGCTGCAGCAGCCGTTGGCCCTCGGGGCGGACATCGTGTTGCACTCGACCACCAAGTACATCGGCGGGCACTCGGACGTCGTCGGCGGCGCGCTGGTGACCAACGACGAAGAACTCGACGCGAAATTCGCGTTCCTGCAGAACGGCGCCGGTGCGGTGCCGGGCCCGTTCGACGCCTACCTGACCTACCGCGGTCTCAAGACGCTGCCGCTGCGCATGCAGCGGCACTGCGAAAACGCCTTGCGGGTGGCCGAATTCCTCAACGACCACAAGGCCGTCGCGACGGTGCTGTACCCGGGTCTGTCGAGTCATCCGGGCTACGAGGTGGCGGCCAAGCAGATGAGCGGTTTCGGTGGCATGGTGTCGGTGCGGTTGCGCGGCGGTGAGCAGGCCGCCCGCGAGTTGTGCTCGCGCACAGAGATTTTCATTCTCGCGGAGTCGCTCGGTGGCGTGGAGTCGCTGATCGAGCATCCCGGCGCCATGACGCACGCGTCCACCGCCGGCTCGCAGTTGGAGGTGCCGAACGACCTGGTCCGGCTGTCGGTCGGCATCGAGGATGTGGCCGACCTGATCGGGGACCTGGAGCAGGCGCTGGGTTAA